A window from Branchiostoma lanceolatum isolate klBraLanc5 chromosome 9, klBraLanc5.hap2, whole genome shotgun sequence encodes these proteins:
- the LOC136442740 gene encoding uncharacterized protein — MTYEERLRVLDLPTLVYRRIRGDLINTYKFIHGVYDLESPFDLIEETRTRGHSLRIKRKTSKSNRRAHFFSVRVIPWWNSLPETVVVSPSINCFKERLDRFMRKHKVYFDFRALDNPHKLEMTVT, encoded by the coding sequence ATGACGTATGAGGAGAGACTCAGAGTGTTGGACTTACCAACTCTAGTCTACAGACGTATTAGGGGAGACTTGATCAACACATACAAGTTCATCCATGGAGTGTACGACTTGGAAAGCCCTTTCGACTTGATCGAGGAAACTAGAACTAGAGGACACAGTTTACGTATAAAGAGGAAAACATCTAAATCCAACAGAAGAGCACACTTCTTCAGCGTCCGGGTGATCCCTTGGTGGAATAGCCTACCCGAGACAGTAGTGGTTTCTCCCAGCATAAACTGTTTCAAGGAGAGGCTGGACAGGTTCATGCGGAAACACAAGGTGTACTTTGACTTCCGAGCTCTAGACAACCCCCACAAACTGGAAATGACTGTGACATAA
- the LOC136441313 gene encoding STAGA complex 65 subunit gamma-like isoform X2, whose translation MRAVEVKEPPLHQPSAVHKPPFTELPPEQCNLTIHTIQLEQHVRRLRSMLQLVQAQQATQDVTIEDPSYPPLPQEPPPPESFDEQRTPGPLSFTPRDPDSEFMRGFGETPSELSSASCWQLLRKAVGTVCAHSGWESANESALDTLTDIAHEYSMTFCRSLRAAVDQEARTGTTDFPDVMEQVFHEMGVGSISSLQRFWQVRMVEYHGFLQQQSRQLADEYERVTNPDRPSAEDVKPVRVKEEPFSDIQFPLAAEEEHQEETDAPEQPLHFPGLSHSLEHLEESSNTSSSGGSPKWSLPYIKTEPQDSDETSQHTSSAVPAIVRRLSGPPSGLDAFDDNISVTEPPHTPNPHT comes from the exons ATGCGCGCTGTGGAGGTGAAGGAACCCCCCCTGCACCAACCCTCCGCCGTGCACAAGCCCCCCTTCACAGA ACTACCCCCAGAGCAATGTAACCTGACCATCCACACCATCCAGCTGGAACAACATGTGCGCCGACTTCGCTCCATGTTACAGCTGGTGCAGGCTCAACAGGCGACTCAAGATGTCACA ATCGAGGACCCGTCCTACCCCCCTCTGCCACAGGAGCCCCCTCCCCCCGAGAGCTTCGATGAGCAGAGAACCCCCGGCCCCCTCAGCTTCACCCCCAGGGACCCAGACAG tGAGTTCATGCGAGGTTTCGGGGAGACTCCGAGCGAGCTGAGTTCTGCCTCTTGCTGGCAGCTACTGAGGAAAGCTGTTGGCACCGTCTGCGCACACTCGGGATGGGAGA GTGCAAATGAGTCGGCGCTCGACACCCTGACGGACATCGCCCACGAGTACAGCATGACCTTCTGCAGGTCACTCCGCGCTGCCGTGGACCAGGAGGCGCGAACCGGAACTACGGACTTCCCG gatgtgATGGAGCAGGTGTTCCATGAGATGGGAGTGGGCAGCATCAGTTCGCTGCAGAGGTTCTGGCAGGTGCGGATGGTGGAGTACCACGGCTTCCTGCAGCAGCAGAGCAGGCAGCTGGCGGACGAGTACGAACGGGTCACG AACCCGGACAGACCCAGTGCAGAAGATGTGAAGCCTGTCAG AGTTAAGGAGGAGCCGTTCTCAGACATCCAGTTCCCTCTCGCTGCGGAGGAGGAGCACCAGGAGGAGACAGATGCTCCAGAGCAGCCGCTCCACTTCCCGGGCCTGAGTCACTCCCTGGAGCACCTGGAGGAGTCCTCCAACACCTCCAGCAGCGGGGGGTCGCCCAAGTGGTCACTCCCGTACATCAAGACAGAACCTCAGGACTCCGACGAGACGTCTCAGCACACAAG CTCTGCTGTTCCCGCGATTGTTCGGCGACTATCGGG acccccaTCTGGGCTCGATGCCTTTGATGACAACATCTCTGTCACCGAGCCCCCACACACCCCAAACCCACATACCTGA
- the LOC136441313 gene encoding STAGA complex 65 subunit gamma-like isoform X1, with protein MRAVEVKEPPLHQPSAVHKPPFTELPPEQCNLTIHTIQLEQHVRRLRSMLQLVQAQQATQDVTIEDPSYPPLPQEPPPPESFDEQRTPGPLSFTPRDPDSEFMRGFGETPSELSSASCWQLLRKAVGTVCAHSGWESANESALDTLTDIAHEYSMTFCRSLRAAVDQEARTGTTDFPDVMEQVFHEMGVGSISSLQRFWQVRMVEYHGFLQQQSRQLADEYERVTNPDRPSAEDVKPVRVKEEPFSDIQFPLAAEEEHQEETDAPEQPLHFPGLSHSLEHLEESSNTSSSGGSPKWSLPYIKTEPQDSDETSQHTSSAPVPMRQLSSSAVPAIVRRLSGPPSGLDAFDDNISVTEPPHTPNPHT; from the exons ATGCGCGCTGTGGAGGTGAAGGAACCCCCCCTGCACCAACCCTCCGCCGTGCACAAGCCCCCCTTCACAGA ACTACCCCCAGAGCAATGTAACCTGACCATCCACACCATCCAGCTGGAACAACATGTGCGCCGACTTCGCTCCATGTTACAGCTGGTGCAGGCTCAACAGGCGACTCAAGATGTCACA ATCGAGGACCCGTCCTACCCCCCTCTGCCACAGGAGCCCCCTCCCCCCGAGAGCTTCGATGAGCAGAGAACCCCCGGCCCCCTCAGCTTCACCCCCAGGGACCCAGACAG tGAGTTCATGCGAGGTTTCGGGGAGACTCCGAGCGAGCTGAGTTCTGCCTCTTGCTGGCAGCTACTGAGGAAAGCTGTTGGCACCGTCTGCGCACACTCGGGATGGGAGA GTGCAAATGAGTCGGCGCTCGACACCCTGACGGACATCGCCCACGAGTACAGCATGACCTTCTGCAGGTCACTCCGCGCTGCCGTGGACCAGGAGGCGCGAACCGGAACTACGGACTTCCCG gatgtgATGGAGCAGGTGTTCCATGAGATGGGAGTGGGCAGCATCAGTTCGCTGCAGAGGTTCTGGCAGGTGCGGATGGTGGAGTACCACGGCTTCCTGCAGCAGCAGAGCAGGCAGCTGGCGGACGAGTACGAACGGGTCACG AACCCGGACAGACCCAGTGCAGAAGATGTGAAGCCTGTCAG AGTTAAGGAGGAGCCGTTCTCAGACATCCAGTTCCCTCTCGCTGCGGAGGAGGAGCACCAGGAGGAGACAGATGCTCCAGAGCAGCCGCTCCACTTCCCGGGCCTGAGTCACTCCCTGGAGCACCTGGAGGAGTCCTCCAACACCTCCAGCAGCGGGGGGTCGCCCAAGTGGTCACTCCCGTACATCAAGACAGAACCTCAGGACTCCGACGAGACGTCTCAGCACACAAG TTCTGCACCCGTACCAATGCGACAGCTATCCAG CTCTGCTGTTCCCGCGATTGTTCGGCGACTATCGGG acccccaTCTGGGCTCGATGCCTTTGATGACAACATCTCTGTCACCGAGCCCCCACACACCCCAAACCCACATACCTGA
- the LOC136441313 gene encoding STAGA complex 65 subunit gamma-like isoform X3 gives MRAVEVKEPPLHQPSAVHKPPFTELPPEQCNLTIHTIQLEQHVRRLRSMLQLVQAQQATQDVTIEDPSYPPLPQEPPPPESFDEQRTPGPLSFTPRDPDSEFMRGFGETPSELSSASCWQLLRKAVGTVCAHSGWESANESALDTLTDIAHEYSMTFCRSLRAAVDQEARTGTTDFPDVMEQVFHEMGVGSISSLQRFWQVRMVEYHGFLQQQSRQLADEYERVTNPDRPSAEDVKPVRVKEEPFSDIQFPLAAEEEHQEETDAPEQPLHFPGLSHSLEHLEESSNTSSSGGSPKWSLPYIKTEPQDSDETSQHTRPPSGLDAFDDNISVTEPPHTPNPHT, from the exons ATGCGCGCTGTGGAGGTGAAGGAACCCCCCCTGCACCAACCCTCCGCCGTGCACAAGCCCCCCTTCACAGA ACTACCCCCAGAGCAATGTAACCTGACCATCCACACCATCCAGCTGGAACAACATGTGCGCCGACTTCGCTCCATGTTACAGCTGGTGCAGGCTCAACAGGCGACTCAAGATGTCACA ATCGAGGACCCGTCCTACCCCCCTCTGCCACAGGAGCCCCCTCCCCCCGAGAGCTTCGATGAGCAGAGAACCCCCGGCCCCCTCAGCTTCACCCCCAGGGACCCAGACAG tGAGTTCATGCGAGGTTTCGGGGAGACTCCGAGCGAGCTGAGTTCTGCCTCTTGCTGGCAGCTACTGAGGAAAGCTGTTGGCACCGTCTGCGCACACTCGGGATGGGAGA GTGCAAATGAGTCGGCGCTCGACACCCTGACGGACATCGCCCACGAGTACAGCATGACCTTCTGCAGGTCACTCCGCGCTGCCGTGGACCAGGAGGCGCGAACCGGAACTACGGACTTCCCG gatgtgATGGAGCAGGTGTTCCATGAGATGGGAGTGGGCAGCATCAGTTCGCTGCAGAGGTTCTGGCAGGTGCGGATGGTGGAGTACCACGGCTTCCTGCAGCAGCAGAGCAGGCAGCTGGCGGACGAGTACGAACGGGTCACG AACCCGGACAGACCCAGTGCAGAAGATGTGAAGCCTGTCAG AGTTAAGGAGGAGCCGTTCTCAGACATCCAGTTCCCTCTCGCTGCGGAGGAGGAGCACCAGGAGGAGACAGATGCTCCAGAGCAGCCGCTCCACTTCCCGGGCCTGAGTCACTCCCTGGAGCACCTGGAGGAGTCCTCCAACACCTCCAGCAGCGGGGGGTCGCCCAAGTGGTCACTCCCGTACATCAAGACAGAACCTCAGGACTCCGACGAGACGTCTCAGCACACAAG acccccaTCTGGGCTCGATGCCTTTGATGACAACATCTCTGTCACCGAGCCCCCACACACCCCAAACCCACATACCTGA